The Nitrosomonas sp. sh817 genome includes a window with the following:
- a CDS encoding leucyl aminopeptidase family protein, with protein MLATLHQNQNISLFDHPSIKASYILVVLPKQEKLSKKHPIPGEESLHQLLLRRDMKLTDLCETPVCANLQNGELCSWVMLDSAQPVFNQQTTMRKAMKLLLQENPAEIHIVTLGTTQQKRSFAECALYVAWVNGATLPVRKNKPVRKPLTKINLYGYKDNGNFKMQRALAEGNLLARGLTVLPANELTPKTYRQQIKKLADSEGWKYQEFDFNKLKEMEAGAFVAVAQGSDTEDAAIVHLQHHVNRNAQHKSIALVGKGICFDTGGHNLKPARYMQGMHEDMNGSAVVLGILLAATRAEIPINIDCWLAIAQNHISPRAYKQSDVITALSGLSIEIVHTDAEGRMVLADTLTLASRQKPDLIIDFATLTGSMKTALGSRYSGVFSNLGELSQKAVTAGSNCGERVCMFPMDKDYEESLESTIADIKQCELDGEFDHILAACFLQKFVADDTPWLHMDLSASSHKGGLGAVDSEITGFGVSWGIELLRELYS; from the coding sequence ATGCTGGCAACACTTCACCAGAATCAGAATATATCATTATTTGATCACCCATCTATTAAAGCATCCTACATACTCGTAGTTTTACCCAAACAAGAGAAGCTCTCCAAAAAACATCCGATTCCCGGCGAGGAATCATTGCATCAGTTGCTACTGCGGCGCGATATGAAATTGACCGATCTCTGTGAAACCCCCGTATGCGCAAATTTACAGAATGGCGAACTATGCAGCTGGGTCATGCTGGATAGCGCCCAACCGGTTTTTAACCAGCAGACCACCATGCGCAAAGCCATGAAATTATTGCTACAGGAAAATCCGGCGGAAATACACATTGTGACGCTTGGTACCACACAACAAAAAAGAAGTTTTGCGGAATGCGCATTGTATGTTGCATGGGTCAATGGCGCCACTTTACCCGTGAGAAAAAATAAGCCCGTCAGAAAACCGCTAACCAAAATTAACTTATATGGATATAAAGATAACGGAAACTTCAAAATGCAACGGGCATTGGCTGAGGGAAATTTATTGGCCCGCGGCCTCACGGTGTTACCTGCTAATGAATTAACGCCCAAGACTTACCGCCAGCAAATAAAAAAACTGGCAGACAGTGAAGGCTGGAAATATCAGGAATTTGATTTTAACAAGCTCAAGGAAATGGAAGCGGGCGCTTTCGTCGCCGTAGCTCAAGGCAGTGACACCGAAGATGCTGCAATTGTACATTTGCAGCATCACGTCAATCGAAACGCGCAACACAAAAGCATCGCGTTAGTTGGTAAGGGTATTTGCTTTGATACCGGCGGTCACAATTTAAAACCCGCGCGTTACATGCAAGGTATGCACGAAGACATGAACGGATCGGCGGTTGTTTTGGGCATTTTACTGGCGGCTACGCGTGCTGAGATCCCTATTAACATCGATTGCTGGCTGGCGATCGCGCAGAACCATATCAGTCCTCGCGCCTATAAACAAAGTGACGTAATTACAGCACTCAGCGGATTGTCGATTGAAATCGTTCATACCGATGCAGAGGGGCGAATGGTACTGGCTGACACGCTGACCCTAGCGAGCAGACAAAAACCTGATCTGATTATTGATTTCGCCACTCTGACAGGCAGCATGAAAACCGCGCTGGGATCGCGTTACAGCGGAGTTTTTAGCAATCTCGGCGAGCTCTCCCAAAAAGCGGTTACGGCTGGCAGCAATTGCGGAGAACGCGTTTGCATGTTTCCTATGGACAAGGACTATGAAGAAAGTCTGGAGAGCACAATCGCAGATATCAAACAATGCGAACTGGATGGTGAGTTCGATCACATTCTCGCTGCCTGCTTCTTACAAAAATTTGTTGCCGATGATACACCGTGGTTGCATATGGATTTATCCGCCAGCAGTCACAAAGGCGGATTGGGCGCCGTAGATAGTGAAATTACCGGATTCGGCGTCAGTTGGGGAATTGAATTACTAAGAGAACTTTACAGCTAA
- the metG gene encoding methionine--tRNA ligase, giving the protein MNKRKILVTSALPYANGSIHLGHLVEYIQTDIWVRFQKMRGHTVHYVCADDTHGTPVMLRAEKEGITPEALIARVYAEHLGDFTGFNIHFDNYYSTHSPETRYFSEDIYNKLKAAGLIAVRGIEQLYDPVKNMFLPDRFVKGECPKCGAKDQYGDSCEACGAAYAPTELKNPYSAVSGAKPVNKSSEHYFFSLSDARCADFLRQWACDGDHLQPEAANKMREWVGEAGENKLSDWDISRDAPYFGFEIPGAPGKYFYVWLDAPIGYMGSFKNLCERENIAFDEFWQPQSQSNTELYHFIGKDILYFHALFWPAMLQNAGYRTPTKIFAHGFLTVNGEKMSKSRGTFITAESYLKQGLNPEWLRYYYAAKLNSTLEDIDLNLDDFVARVNSDLVGKFINIASRCAGFITKRFGGKLVAGEQYQALQAMIDAQFSSWRPDAIEQAFEAREFSTAIRQIMKFADEANETIHNLAPWEIAKQPDRSDDLHRACSLGIQLFYLLARYLKPILPGTVQQIEAFLNCEPLTWPQLRADQPISDLLLPAGHTINTYQHLMTRIDNKQIDALIAANTQSLSAPPPQSPARHAEKQQRAITPIAETISIDDFSKIDLRIAKIVNAEHVPGAEKLLKLTLDIGSEQRTVFAGIKSAYDPEQLKGRLTVMVANLAPRQMKFGLSEGMVLAAGGGNPGELFILSPDSGAQPGMRVK; this is encoded by the coding sequence ATGAACAAGCGAAAAATTCTGGTGACTTCCGCATTACCTTATGCCAACGGCAGTATCCACTTGGGGCATTTAGTGGAATACATCCAAACCGATATTTGGGTGCGCTTTCAAAAAATGCGCGGCCATACGGTTCACTATGTGTGCGCCGACGATACTCACGGCACGCCGGTCATGCTGCGCGCGGAAAAAGAAGGCATCACACCGGAAGCGTTGATCGCACGCGTTTATGCGGAACATCTTGGCGATTTTACCGGTTTTAATATTCATTTTGACAATTATTACAGCACCCATTCGCCGGAAACGCGGTATTTCTCCGAAGACATTTACAACAAATTGAAAGCCGCCGGTCTGATTGCGGTGCGCGGCATCGAACAACTCTACGATCCGGTCAAAAACATGTTTCTGCCGGACCGTTTCGTCAAAGGCGAATGTCCGAAATGCGGCGCCAAGGATCAATACGGCGATTCCTGCGAAGCGTGCGGTGCGGCCTATGCGCCGACCGAACTGAAGAATCCGTATTCCGCCGTATCCGGCGCGAAACCGGTCAACAAATCGTCCGAACATTATTTCTTCAGTCTATCCGATGCGCGCTGCGCCGATTTTCTGCGGCAGTGGGCGTGCGATGGCGATCACTTGCAGCCGGAAGCCGCCAACAAAATGCGCGAATGGGTCGGCGAAGCCGGGGAAAACAAATTGTCCGATTGGGATATTTCGCGCGATGCGCCGTATTTCGGTTTCGAAATTCCCGGTGCGCCGGGCAAGTATTTTTACGTCTGGCTCGATGCGCCGATCGGTTACATGGGCAGCTTCAAGAACTTGTGCGAGCGCGAAAACATCGCCTTCGACGAATTCTGGCAGCCGCAATCGCAATCGAATACTGAACTGTATCATTTCATCGGCAAGGATATTTTGTATTTCCACGCGCTGTTCTGGCCGGCTATGCTGCAAAACGCCGGCTACCGCACGCCGACCAAAATTTTCGCGCACGGTTTCTTGACCGTAAATGGTGAAAAAATGAGCAAATCGCGCGGCACGTTCATTACCGCCGAAAGTTATTTGAAACAAGGCTTGAATCCCGAATGGCTGCGCTATTACTACGCCGCCAAGCTGAACAGTACCTTGGAAGACATCGACTTGAACCTGGACGATTTCGTCGCGCGCGTCAATTCCGATCTGGTCGGCAAATTCATCAACATCGCCAGCCGCTGCGCCGGTTTCATCACCAAGCGTTTCGGCGGCAAATTGGTTGCGGGAGAGCAATACCAAGCCTTGCAAGCGATGATCGATGCGCAGTTTTCGAGCTGGCGTCCCGATGCCATCGAACAAGCGTTCGAGGCGCGCGAATTTTCCACCGCGATCCGCCAGATCATGAAATTCGCCGACGAAGCCAATGAAACGATCCACAATCTGGCGCCGTGGGAAATCGCCAAGCAACCGGATCGCAGTGACGATTTGCACCGCGCCTGCAGTCTCGGCATTCAACTGTTTTATCTGCTGGCGCGGTATTTGAAACCAATCCTGCCCGGCACGGTGCAGCAGATCGAGGCGTTTCTTAATTGCGAACCGTTGACCTGGCCGCAATTGCGCGCCGATCAACCGATTTCCGATCTGTTACTGCCCGCAGGACATACCATCAACACTTATCAGCACTTGATGACGCGCATCGACAACAAACAAATCGACGCATTGATCGCCGCCAATACCCAAAGCCTGAGCGCTCCGCCGCCGCAATCACCGGCCCGTCATGCGGAAAAACAACAGCGTGCCATCACGCCGATCGCCGAAACCATTTCCATCGACGACTTCAGCAAAATCGACCTGCGCATTGCTAAAATCGTCAACGCCGAGCATGTGCCAGGCGCGGAGAAACTGTTGAAACTGACGCTCGATATCGGCAGCGAACAGCGCACGGTATTCGCCGGTATCAAATCCGCTTACGATCCGGAGCAACTGAAAGGGCGTTTGACTGTGATGGTCGCCAACCTCGCGCCGCGACAAATGAAATTCGGTTTGTCGGAAGGCATGGTACTCGCCGCCGGTGGCGGCAATCCCGGTGAATTGTTCATTCTGTCGCCGGATAGCGGCGCGCAACCCGGCATGCGGGTTAAATAA
- a CDS encoding LysM peptidoglycan-binding domain-containing protein, producing the protein MFSSISAYADKLVPIKKNQHHENLWDRIRNGFALTLPPDNKAIRKIEAPYTQNPHAFNHIVASSERYLFYVVEEIERRNMPMEIALIPVIESSYNPLIKSDNRSAGLWQFIPETAKILGLTQNVWHDDRRDIVASTQAALDYLQYLYRKFDNWKLAIAAYNVGEGVVSKALARNLHKGRPVSFYDLNLPIEAKHYVYKLLAIKDIVTNSKKYGIQLRPIPNRPYFDEVKIHEHIDISLVTRLANISDIEFTALNPAYNRFVIKVSDEPRTLLLPKDKKEIFVQNLETYQDPRFSWRIYHVQKGERINDIAARHGTTVKQLQTINGIARNKNLVFGQRILVPQSVLVAESKKDGIVQKKRQFWNDKSDVHIVKKGDTLYHIARRYRTTVDQIKQWNNSNDNLSIGQKLYIVKS; encoded by the coding sequence TTGTTCTCGTCAATAAGCGCTTACGCTGATAAATTAGTTCCGATCAAAAAAAACCAGCACCATGAAAATTTATGGGATCGCATCCGCAACGGGTTCGCACTGACTCTCCCGCCTGACAATAAAGCGATTCGAAAAATTGAAGCGCCATATACGCAGAATCCTCATGCATTCAATCATATCGTTGCTAGCAGTGAACGTTATTTGTTTTATGTAGTAGAGGAGATCGAACGCCGCAATATGCCGATGGAGATCGCATTGATTCCGGTGATTGAGAGTTCCTATAATCCACTGATTAAATCGGATAACCGATCGGCCGGTTTGTGGCAATTTATCCCGGAAACGGCCAAGATATTGGGTTTGACACAAAATGTGTGGCATGATGATCGCCGGGATATCGTCGCGTCAACGCAAGCGGCTCTTGATTATCTTCAGTATCTGTACCGGAAGTTTGACAATTGGAAGCTAGCGATTGCCGCTTATAATGTCGGTGAGGGGGTTGTCAGTAAAGCGCTTGCCAGGAACTTGCATAAAGGCAGGCCGGTCAGTTTTTATGATTTGAATTTGCCGATAGAAGCCAAGCATTATGTTTATAAGTTATTGGCGATAAAAGATATCGTTACCAATTCTAAGAAATATGGTATTCAACTTCGACCGATACCGAATCGACCGTATTTTGACGAGGTAAAAATACATGAACACATCGATATCTCTCTTGTTACCCGCCTAGCTAATATCTCCGACATTGAATTTACCGCACTCAACCCAGCTTACAACCGTTTTGTCATAAAAGTTTCGGACGAACCGAGGACATTATTGTTGCCAAAAGATAAGAAAGAAATTTTTGTCCAAAATTTGGAAACATATCAAGATCCCCGGTTTTCGTGGCGAATTTACCATGTCCAAAAAGGCGAGAGAATTAATGACATTGCCGCTCGCCATGGAACTACAGTAAAACAACTGCAAACCATCAATGGAATCGCGCGGAATAAAAATCTTGTCTTTGGTCAGAGAATATTGGTGCCACAGTCAGTCTTAGTCGCTGAAAGTAAGAAGGATGGGATTGTTCAGAAGAAAAGGCAGTTCTGGAATGATAAATCCGATGTGCATATTGTGAAAAAAGGCGATACGCTGTATCACATCGCCAGACGTTACCGTACTACGGTTGACCAAATAAAACAGTGGAACAATAGCAATGATAATCTGTCGATCGGTCAAAAACTGTATATCGTAAAAAGCTGA
- the dcd gene encoding dCTP deaminase has protein sequence MTIKSDKWIRRMALEHGMIEPFEPDQIRHKDDQRIVSYGTSSYGYDIRCSNEFKLFTNINTTIVDPKNFDPNSFVDIKSDVCIIPPNSFALARTVEYFRIPRNVLTICLGKSTYARCGIIVNVTPFEPEWEGYVTLEFSNTTPLPAKIYANEGVAQVIFFESDEICETSYKDRGGKYQGQHGVTLPKI, from the coding sequence ATGACGATTAAATCAGATAAGTGGATCCGGCGCATGGCGCTGGAACATGGCATGATCGAGCCGTTCGAGCCCGATCAAATCCGTCACAAGGACGATCAACGCATCGTCTCGTACGGTACATCGAGCTACGGTTACGATATCCGCTGTTCCAATGAATTTAAGCTGTTCACCAATATCAACACCACCATCGTCGATCCGAAAAATTTCGATCCCAATTCGTTTGTCGATATCAAAAGCGATGTCTGCATCATTCCGCCAAACTCGTTTGCGCTGGCGCGCACCGTCGAGTATTTCCGCATCCCGCGCAATGTACTGACGATTTGTCTGGGAAAATCAACCTATGCGCGTTGCGGCATCATTGTCAACGTCACCCCGTTCGAGCCGGAGTGGGAAGGCTATGTAACCTTGGAATTTTCCAACACGACTCCCCTGCCCGCAAAAATTTACGCCAATGAAGGGGTGGCGCAAGTAATCTTTTTTGAGTCGGACGAAATTTGTGAAACGTCCTACAAGGATCGCGGCGGCAAATACCAGGGGCAGCATGGCGTCACGCTGCCCAAAATTTGA
- a CDS encoding DUF4440 domain-containing protein has product MEVSTLTGIIQRLELRLLQSDLNAHPELIDELLAQNFEEIDNQGQPHTRADVVDWLQRKDSQQHWAFEHFRVNVLADDCVLAIYALQKPPQSSAPGSIRTSLWQRQGNDWKMVFHQATKITGTSAS; this is encoded by the coding sequence ATGGAAGTCAGCACACTGACCGGAATCATCCAGCGCCTGGAACTTCGTCTGCTGCAAAGCGATCTGAACGCGCATCCCGAATTAATCGACGAATTGCTGGCGCAAAATTTCGAGGAAATCGACAACCAGGGACAACCGCATACCCGCGCGGATGTCGTCGACTGGTTGCAACGCAAAGACTCGCAACAGCATTGGGCTTTTGAACATTTCCGTGTCAATGTATTAGCCGACGATTGCGTGCTGGCGATTTACGCGCTGCAAAAACCGCCGCAATCCAGCGCACCGGGATCGATCCGCACCTCGCTGTGGCAACGCCAGGGCAACGATTGGAAAATGGTATTTCATCAAGCAACGAAAATAACAGGAACATCCGCATCATGA
- the apbC gene encoding iron-sulfur cluster carrier protein ApbC: MTISEQQIQSILKQTIDPTTNKDYVTANSVSNIQITGNNVAVTIALGYPANSVKHQVQQQITDALRAVPDIGTIQVTVSSKIIPHSAQHGVKLIPGVKNIIAVASGKGGVGKSATAVNLALALASEGASVGILDADIYGPSQPQMLGITGHPESLDGKSMEPMHAHGIQAMSIGLLIDAETPMVWRGPMVTQALQQLLNDTNWKDLDYLVVDLPPGTGDIQLTLAQKIPVTGAVIVTTPQDIALLDARKGLKMFEKVGIPILGIVENMSTHTCSNCGHTEPIFGTGGGEKMCQDYHVELLGALPLDIKIREHTDTGKPSVVAEPDGRIAEIYKLIARRVAVKIAESAEDHSELFAKIIMEDN; encoded by the coding sequence GTGACTATTTCCGAGCAGCAGATTCAATCCATACTGAAACAAACCATTGATCCCACCACGAACAAAGATTATGTAACCGCAAATTCGGTCAGCAACATTCAAATTACCGGAAACAACGTCGCCGTGACCATTGCGCTGGGCTACCCCGCCAACAGCGTGAAGCATCAAGTACAACAACAAATCACCGACGCGTTGCGTGCGGTTCCGGACATCGGGACGATCCAGGTTACAGTCAGCAGCAAAATCATCCCGCACAGCGCGCAGCACGGCGTCAAGTTGATTCCCGGCGTTAAAAACATCATCGCCGTGGCTTCGGGTAAGGGCGGCGTCGGCAAATCGGCAACGGCGGTCAATCTGGCGCTGGCGTTGGCATCCGAAGGTGCTTCCGTGGGTATTCTGGACGCCGATATTTACGGTCCGTCGCAACCGCAGATGCTGGGGATTACCGGACACCCCGAATCGCTCGACGGCAAATCGATGGAACCGATGCATGCGCACGGTATCCAGGCAATGTCGATTGGTTTACTCATCGATGCCGAAACGCCGATGGTGTGGCGCGGGCCGATGGTAACGCAAGCCTTGCAACAATTGCTGAACGATACCAATTGGAAGGATCTGGATTATCTGGTGGTGGATTTACCTCCGGGCACCGGCGACATCCAATTGACATTGGCGCAAAAGATTCCGGTCACTGGTGCCGTCATTGTCACGACACCGCAAGACATCGCCTTGCTCGATGCGCGCAAAGGACTCAAAATGTTTGAGAAAGTCGGCATCCCGATTTTGGGAATCGTGGAAAACATGAGCACGCATACTTGCTCGAACTGCGGTCATACCGAACCGATTTTCGGCACCGGCGGCGGCGAAAAAATGTGTCAGGACTATCACGTCGAATTACTCGGTGCATTACCGCTCGATATCAAAATCCGAGAACATACGGACACCGGCAAACCCAGCGTGGTTGCCGAACCGGACGGCAGAATTGCGGAAATCTATAAACTGATCGCGCGGCGGGTCGCGGTAAAGATCGCCGAATCAGCGGAAGATCATTCGGAACTGTTCGCTAAAATTATCATGGAAGACAATTAG
- a CDS encoding dihydrofolate reductase, with protein MTPLRFSILVAMANNRVIGRDNRLPWHLPADLKHFKFLTMGQTIVMGRKTYESIGKPLPGRANVIVTRQMDYEVPGAVVVNSIEDALQVCEETSMGNAENFIIGGEKLYRQALKFCQRMYVTEILRDYEGNVFFPEFDKSEWEEKQRDKHISAKDDDLEYHFVIYERKI; from the coding sequence ATGACGCCTTTGCGTTTCTCCATACTGGTTGCGATGGCTAACAACCGGGTGATAGGCAGGGATAATCGATTGCCTTGGCATTTACCGGCGGATTTAAAACATTTCAAGTTTCTGACAATGGGACAGACCATTGTCATGGGCAGAAAAACTTACGAATCCATCGGTAAACCCCTACCTGGACGCGCCAATGTCATTGTTACCCGCCAGATGGACTATGAAGTACCAGGCGCCGTAGTGGTTAATTCCATCGAAGATGCATTGCAAGTTTGTGAGGAGACAAGCATGGGAAATGCCGAAAATTTCATTATCGGCGGAGAGAAGTTATACCGGCAAGCGCTGAAATTTTGCCAGCGCATGTACGTCACCGAGATTTTGAGGGATTATGAAGGCAATGTTTTTTTTCCGGAATTTGATAAGAGCGAATGGGAAGAAAAACAGCGAGACAAGCATATTTCAGCAAAAGACGACGATCTGGAGTATCACTTTGTCATTTATGAACGGAAAATATAA
- a CDS encoding type III PLP-dependent enzyme has protein sequence MPTLSTLQKTNQSEVLFDTHPEISLNFEHVRNALREGYQRPFLLVDSDIIRHKTRRFKAAMPRVHPHYAVKANPDKRVLKTLIEEGAGFEIASIAELDLLLSIGVPAAEIFYSNPMKSRAYLEYAAAKGVEWYVLDSVEELRKIFSVKPDAKLYLRIDTPNIGSDWPLAGKFGTHLGDINEIIQEAASLKADLAGVTFHVGSQCRNPQNWRVGIERAKKVFAEMQLAGLNPRLLNIGGGYPVRHVKPIPSIEIIAEVINEAIADLPDSIRIMAEPGRYLVSDSAYFVCRVVGTATRNGKRWMYWDAGMFGGVIEMTEGLRYDILTDRKGNPIPWSVAGPTCDSVDILMQDLMLPNDIQEGDFIYIPNAGAYTTAYASNFNGFPLPDVKVI, from the coding sequence ATGCCTACACTATCTACACTTCAAAAAACCAATCAGTCAGAAGTTCTGTTTGACACCCATCCTGAAATAAGCCTGAATTTTGAGCATGTACGAAATGCTCTGCGAGAAGGTTATCAACGACCGTTTTTGCTGGTCGACAGCGACATTATCCGGCATAAAACCCGACGATTTAAAGCGGCCATGCCACGAGTGCACCCTCACTATGCCGTCAAGGCGAATCCCGATAAGCGCGTCTTAAAAACCTTGATTGAAGAGGGCGCGGGATTTGAAATCGCCTCAATTGCCGAGCTTGATTTATTGCTTAGCATCGGAGTGCCGGCAGCCGAAATTTTTTACAGCAACCCGATGAAGTCAAGAGCTTATCTTGAGTACGCAGCGGCAAAAGGTGTTGAATGGTATGTACTCGATAGCGTTGAAGAACTGCGTAAAATCTTCAGCGTTAAACCGGATGCAAAACTGTATTTGCGCATCGACACGCCCAACATTGGCAGTGATTGGCCGCTGGCCGGGAAATTTGGAACACATCTGGGTGACATCAATGAGATCATCCAGGAAGCCGCATCACTCAAAGCAGATCTTGCGGGGGTCACCTTTCATGTCGGCTCGCAATGTCGTAATCCGCAAAATTGGCGTGTAGGTATTGAGCGTGCTAAAAAAGTTTTTGCCGAAATGCAATTAGCCGGCCTGAATCCAAGATTATTAAACATCGGCGGCGGCTATCCAGTGCGCCATGTCAAGCCGATTCCATCGATTGAAATTATCGCGGAAGTCATCAACGAAGCCATCGCTGATTTACCCGATAGCATTCGCATCATGGCGGAACCGGGACGTTATCTGGTTTCCGATTCGGCCTATTTCGTTTGCCGTGTAGTCGGTACAGCAACTCGCAATGGAAAACGCTGGATGTATTGGGATGCCGGTATGTTTGGCGGTGTTATCGAGATGACCGAAGGTTTGCGTTATGACATTCTAACGGACCGGAAAGGCAACCCAATCCCATGGTCAGTTGCCGGGCCAACCTGCGATTCCGTCGATATTCTGATGCAGGATCTAATGCTGCCTAACGATATCCAGGAAGGAGATTTTATTTATATTCCGAATGCTGGCGCTTACACCACTGCCTACGCCAGCAATTTCAACGGTTTTCCGCTGCCGGATGTAAAAGTAATATGA
- a CDS encoding TIGR03790 family protein codes for MLTLKRLPLIPKLSTLWLLILLLASTACPADTLKHISLPRTGLEPKDIAVIINDSDPLSRQIGNYYQSARNIPPVNIIRVRFQPGHSEITPDEFAILKASIDQKTPDYVQAFAVAWTAPYRVGCMSLTSALAFGFDQKYCADTCAPTALNPYFNSPGTKPYNDYRIRPAMMLAGTTFEHVKAMIDRGIRSDRTFPKGQAYLLSTSDTARNSRAPGFQLIKDEFSGVFPIQILETDHIADRDDVLFYFTGLIRIPMLDTLNFLPGAIADHLTSFGGMLTDSLQMSSLRWLEAGATASYGTVVEPCSFPQKFPAPAVAMFYYAAGASVIEAYWKSVAWPGQGVFIGEPLAKPFAPTLRETAPGRVELKVFSPRAGRLRMDKSTSAAGPFHPIARQAPIRRGENLLHINFDEKIDGYLRLQWN; via the coding sequence ATGTTGACGCTGAAACGATTGCCGTTAATCCCGAAACTTTCTACCCTATGGCTGCTGATACTATTACTAGCCTCTACCGCATGCCCGGCGGATACGCTCAAGCACATCTCATTGCCACGCACCGGCCTGGAACCGAAAGATATCGCCGTCATCATCAATGACAGCGATCCGTTGTCCCGTCAGATCGGTAATTACTATCAATCAGCGCGAAATATTCCGCCAGTCAATATCATTCGTGTCCGTTTCCAGCCCGGTCACAGCGAAATCACACCTGATGAATTTGCAATACTGAAAGCCAGTATCGATCAAAAAACGCCGGATTACGTACAGGCATTTGCCGTTGCCTGGACTGCTCCGTACCGGGTTGGCTGCATGTCGTTAACATCCGCATTGGCTTTCGGTTTCGATCAGAAATATTGCGCTGATACTTGTGCACCGACTGCGCTCAATCCTTATTTCAATTCACCCGGTACTAAACCCTACAACGACTATCGAATCCGCCCTGCCATGATGCTGGCCGGCACTACTTTCGAACACGTCAAGGCAATGATTGACCGGGGTATTCGTTCCGACCGGACTTTTCCGAAAGGTCAGGCTTATCTATTGAGTACTTCCGATACCGCTCGCAACAGCCGCGCACCCGGTTTCCAGTTGATCAAAGATGAATTCTCCGGTGTATTCCCGATACAAATCCTCGAAACCGATCACATCGCCGATCGTGACGATGTACTCTTTTATTTTACCGGACTCATCAGAATCCCCATGCTCGACACGCTGAATTTTTTACCGGGCGCGATAGCGGACCATCTGACATCCTTCGGCGGTATGCTGACGGACTCGCTGCAAATGAGCAGCTTGCGGTGGCTGGAAGCCGGTGCAACCGCCAGTTACGGCACCGTCGTGGAACCCTGCAGCTTTCCGCAAAAGTTTCCGGCTCCGGCAGTCGCCATGTTCTACTATGCAGCCGGCGCCAGCGTTATCGAAGCTTACTGGAAAAGCGTTGCCTGGCCGGGTCAGGGTGTGTTTATCGGAGAACCTCTTGCCAAGCCGTTTGCGCCGACTTTGCGTGAAACCGCTCCTGGCCGCGTTGAACTTAAAGTTTTTTCCCCGCGCGCCGGACGGCTTAGAATGGACAAATCAACCTCTGCCGCAGGTCCTTTTCACCCCATCGCGCGGCAAGCACCGATCCGCCGCGGTGAAAATCTACTTCACATTAATTTTGATGAAAAAATAGATGGTTATCTGCGATTGCAATGGAACTGA
- a CDS encoding thymidylate synthase produces the protein MRQYLELMQHVIDHGYRKSDRTGTGTLSIFGHQMRFNLADGFPLVTTKKCHLKSIIYELLWFLRGDTNIHYLHDHGVTIWDEWADENGDLGPIYGHQWRSWTTADGRCIDQLQQVIEQIRSTPDSRRMLISSWNVGELHKMRLPPCHAFFQFYVAGGRLSCQLYQRSADIFLGVPFNIASYALLTMMIAQVCELDAGDFVHTLGDAHLYLNHLDQAHEQLLREPRALPMMKLNPEIREIHDFKYEDFILEKYDPHPAIKAVVAV, from the coding sequence ATGCGCCAGTATCTCGAGCTAATGCAGCATGTGATAGACCATGGTTATCGGAAATCCGACCGGACCGGGACTGGCACGCTGTCTATTTTCGGGCACCAAATGCGTTTCAATCTTGCCGATGGCTTTCCATTGGTGACCACTAAGAAATGTCATTTAAAATCGATTATCTATGAATTGCTTTGGTTTCTCAGGGGTGATACAAATATCCATTACTTACACGATCACGGTGTTACAATTTGGGATGAATGGGCTGATGAGAATGGTGATTTAGGGCCTATCTATGGCCATCAGTGGAGATCCTGGACGACTGCGGATGGCCGTTGTATTGATCAGCTCCAGCAAGTGATCGAACAAATCAGAAGCACTCCCGATTCGCGGCGCATGCTGATTTCTTCCTGGAATGTCGGGGAACTCCACAAAATGCGGCTGCCTCCCTGTCATGCTTTTTTTCAGTTTTATGTAGCAGGTGGCCGGTTGTCGTGTCAGCTTTATCAACGTAGCGCGGATATTTTTCTGGGTGTACCGTTCAATATTGCATCCTATGCTCTGCTAACAATGATGATCGCGCAAGTTTGCGAGCTTGACGCCGGTGATTTCGTTCATACCCTGGGCGATGCGCATTTGTATCTGAATCACCTGGATCAAGCGCATGAGCAATTATTGCGTGAACCGAGAGCGCTTCCCATGATGAAATTAAATCCTGAAATACGAGAGATTCATGATTTTAAATATGAAGATTTTATTTTGGAAAAGTATGATCCCCATCCTGCAATTAAAGCAGTGGTAGCCGTATGA